A window of Salvelinus alpinus chromosome 31, SLU_Salpinus.1, whole genome shotgun sequence contains these coding sequences:
- the LOC139561817 gene encoding mannose-binding protein C-like encodes MAMPRLFLSILLTSQLTVYLPSEAQKQTPPPHTSSPSCPAYPGVPGIPGHNGLPGRDGRDGHDGVTGPKGEKGHPVGIGAQGPPGDVGPAGPKGEIGEPGDAGGNSVISHLLAEIQQLKDRQANLEKAASFRVFQKAGDKYLVSNGVLGSFDEGLKFCKNFGATLVMPRNDVENQALSKFIVGASYGFLGATDRKTEGVWVDLNDEPLTYLDWHSGEPNSGGNGIEDCIATTTSGPWVDITCDANIVIICEI; translated from the exons ATGGCGATGCCCCGGTTGTTTCTCAGCATTCTGCTGACCTCACAATTGACTGTCTACCTGCCAAGTGAAGCCCAAAAGCAAACCCCTCCCCCTCACACTTCCAGCCCGAGCTGCCCAGCTTATCCTGGTGTCCCTGGCATACCTGGTCATAACGGTCTGCctgggagagatgggagggatggGCATGACGGAGTCACAGGACCCAAGGGAGAGAAAGGACACCCTG TAGGAATAGGGGCACAGGGACCCCCTGGTGATGTGGGGCCAGCTGGACCTAAAGGGGAGATAGGGGAGCCAGGAG ATGCAGGAGGCAACAGTGTGATCAGCCATTTACTCGCTGAGATCCAACAGCTCAAAGACAGACAGGCTAATCTTGAGAAAG CTGCAAGCTTCAGGGTCTTCCAGAAGGCAGGGGACAAATATTTAGTGTCCAATGGAGTGCTGGGAAGTTTCGATGAAGGTTTGAAGTTCTGCAAAAACTTTGGTGCGACGCTGGTCATGCCAAGGAATGATGTGGAGAACCAAGCTCTTTCCAAATTCATTGTTGGTGCTTCTTATGGTTTCCTGGGAGCAACAGACAGGAAAACAGAGGGTGTTTGGGTAGATTTGAATGATGAGCCACTGACGTATCTGGACTGGCACAGTGGAGAACCAAACAGTGGAGGCAATGGTATAGAAGACTGTATTGCAACAACAACCTCTGGACCTTGGGTTGATATTACCTGTGATGCAAACATTGTTATAATATGTGAAATTTAA